One window of Nocardia sp. NBC_00508 genomic DNA carries:
- a CDS encoding DEAD/DEAH box helicase: MAVDPLDRLDPVVVHHIVNTLGWPDLRPLQKAAITPLLDGDDAVLLAPTAGGKTEAASFPLLSAMVQQQWTGVSVLYLCPLKALLNNLVSRIDAYAQWLGRRAALWHGDTTESQRIRIRQEPPDILLTTPESLEAMLIGVKTDHGELLGSIRAVVVDEVHAFAGDDRGWHLLAVLERLQRVTGGPIQRVGLSATVGNPQELLAWLQGSGAGSRPGRVVAPDMPTDGKPAASPPPGEVELDYVGSLANAAKVIAALHRGEKRLVFCDSRRQVEQLGAALRAREVTVFLSHASLSPDERARAERAFAEARDCVIVATSTLELGIDVGDLDRVIQIDSPTTVASFLQRIGRTGRRSGSTRNCLFLATTEESLVQAAGLLLLWSRGWVERVAAPPEPRHLVAQQLLAVTLQRHTLGNRLWRREWNGLAPFDGSAEPILRHLTDAGYLEDDGGLLHVGPEAEKRFGRRHFLELTAAFTAPPQFTVLAGRQEIGHADASVLTDDRPGPRLLLLAGRSWRVTYIDWNRKRVFVEAAEGGGIAKWSSLGLRGLSFELTRAIRDVLLGTDPPVSLTKRASTKLAEQRHARKPETGTSQTTTITRAGGITRWWTWAGYRANATLAATLAEVVDPAQRPSDFAVRLRPDLTVDIWRTARGSAGGKSCSTLPTVDKRAVRGLKFSDVLPESLATATVAARLADLDNAETLLSEHVRFHFTD; encoded by the coding sequence ATGGCAGTCGACCCGCTCGACCGCCTCGACCCGGTCGTGGTGCATCACATTGTCAACACCCTCGGCTGGCCCGATCTGCGACCCTTGCAGAAGGCGGCGATTACTCCCCTGCTCGACGGCGACGACGCGGTGCTGCTGGCGCCCACCGCGGGCGGTAAGACGGAGGCCGCCAGCTTCCCGCTGTTGTCGGCAATGGTCCAGCAGCAATGGACAGGCGTTTCGGTGTTGTACCTGTGCCCGCTGAAGGCGCTGCTGAACAACCTTGTCAGCCGCATCGACGCCTACGCCCAATGGCTGGGCCGCCGCGCGGCGCTGTGGCACGGCGACACCACCGAATCCCAACGCATACGCATCCGCCAGGAGCCACCGGACATTCTGCTCACCACCCCGGAGTCGTTGGAAGCCATGCTGATCGGGGTAAAAACCGATCACGGCGAACTGCTCGGAAGTATCCGTGCCGTGGTGGTCGACGAGGTCCATGCTTTTGCAGGCGACGATCGTGGCTGGCATCTGCTGGCCGTGCTGGAACGCCTGCAGCGCGTCACCGGTGGTCCCATCCAACGGGTTGGATTGTCGGCCACCGTAGGAAACCCGCAGGAGCTGCTGGCTTGGCTGCAGGGTTCTGGCGCCGGTTCCCGGCCAGGCCGAGTCGTCGCCCCGGACATGCCGACCGACGGCAAACCCGCCGCGAGTCCCCCGCCAGGGGAAGTGGAGCTGGACTATGTCGGCTCGCTCGCCAATGCTGCCAAGGTGATCGCCGCGCTGCACCGTGGCGAGAAACGTCTGGTCTTCTGCGATTCGCGCCGCCAAGTCGAACAGCTGGGCGCCGCCCTGCGCGCACGAGAGGTCACCGTTTTCCTGTCGCATGCCTCCCTCTCGCCCGACGAGCGCGCCCGCGCGGAACGGGCTTTCGCCGAGGCGCGCGACTGCGTCATCGTCGCGACCTCGACACTCGAGCTCGGCATCGACGTCGGTGACCTGGATCGGGTGATCCAGATCGACTCCCCCACCACAGTCGCTTCCTTCCTGCAACGCATCGGCCGGACCGGACGGCGGTCGGGCAGTACCCGCAACTGCTTGTTCCTGGCCACCACGGAGGAGTCTCTCGTGCAGGCGGCCGGCTTGTTGCTGCTGTGGAGCCGCGGCTGGGTCGAGCGGGTCGCCGCGCCACCCGAGCCGCGACACCTCGTCGCCCAGCAACTCCTCGCCGTCACCCTGCAGCGACACACTCTGGGCAATCGGCTGTGGCGGCGAGAGTGGAACGGCTTGGCCCCCTTCGATGGTTCTGCCGAGCCGATCCTGCGCCACCTCACCGATGCGGGCTATCTCGAAGACGACGGCGGCCTGCTGCACGTCGGCCCAGAGGCCGAGAAACGCTTCGGGCGCCGCCATTTCCTCGAACTGACCGCCGCATTCACTGCGCCACCCCAGTTCACCGTGCTGGCCGGACGCCAAGAGATCGGGCATGCCGACGCCTCTGTCCTCACCGACGACCGACCCGGGCCCCGGCTGTTGCTGCTCGCCGGACGAAGCTGGCGCGTGACGTATATCGATTGGAACCGCAAGCGGGTCTTCGTCGAGGCCGCCGAGGGCGGCGGTATCGCCAAGTGGTCCAGCCTCGGCCTGCGTGGACTGTCGTTCGAGCTCACCCGTGCCATCCGTGACGTATTGCTCGGCACAGACCCACCGGTATCACTGACCAAGCGGGCTTCGACGAAGCTCGCCGAGCAACGTCACGCGAGAAAGCCGGAGACCGGAACGTCGCAGACAACCACCATCACCCGCGCGGGTGGAATCACTCGCTGGTGGACCTGGGCGGGCTATCGGGCCAACGCCACCCTGGCGGCGACGTTGGCCGAGGTCGTCGACCCTGCGCAACGCCCATCCGACTTCGCAGTTCGCCTGCGACCGGACCTCACTGTGGACATCTGGCGCACCGCGCGTGGTTCGGCGGGCGGCAAATCGTGTTCGACGCTACCCACGGTCGATAAACGTGCCGTCAGAGGATTGAAGTTTTCCGATGTCCTCCCCGAAAGCCTTGCCACCGCAACGGTCGCCGCGCGGCTGGCTGATCTCGACAACGCCGAGACGCTGCTGAGCGAACATGTGCGGTTCCATTTCACCGACTGA